The Metasolibacillus fluoroglycofenilyticus genome segment AATAAAGTTAAGAAACAGGAAATTCAGGAGTTACTATATCAATATATTCAGCAGGACATTGCCCTACTAAAAGAGGGGAATTTGCCTGATACTGTAGCAAAATATGGTTCCTTATTATTTGAGCAGCAAACATTTTTAGGTGATTATTTTGCGCAAGATGGCATCGTTTTTTGGGATGAGCTTGGACGTATTCAGGAAGTAGCAGATGCATGGGAGCGCGAGGAGACAGAGTGGTTTTTATCGCTAATTGAAGAGGGGAAAATGCTACACGATGTGAAGCCATCCTTTACTTTAAAGGAAATCGATGCAATGCTAACATTACCAAAATATTATTTTGCATTATTTACTAGGACGTTTTCTGGTTTCAAATTTACTAAAACAATCAACTATTCTTGTAAGCCGATGCAGCAATTCCATGGGCAAATTGCGTTATTGCAATCAGAGCTTGTGCGCTGGCAGCAGGAAAAATATACGGTTTTATTTGTTGCGGAAGGTAAGGAGCGTCTAGCCTCTATCAAGCGCACATTAGAAGACTATCAAATTCATGCGCAAATAGGTTTAGGACAGACTGGCGGTATTTATTTAATCGATGCCGAATTATCAAATGGCTTTGAGCTCCCATTGCAAAAGATAGCCGTTGTAACAGATGATGAGCTATTTAAGCAGCAAGCAAGAAAAAGGGTGCGCTCGCAAAAAATGTCCAATGCGGAGCGTATTAAAAGCTATTCGGAAATTAAACCTGGTGATTATGTTGTGCATGTGCACCATGGTGTCGGGAAATATATCGGGATTGAAACGCTCGTTGTAGGCGGGCAGCATAAAGACTATTTGCATATTCGCTACAGAGCGGATGATAAGCTATACGTATCAGTAGATCAAATCGACTTAGTGCAAAAATTTGTAGGGTCTGAGGATAAAGAACCGAAGCTACATAAGCTTGGCGGACCAGAATGGAAAAAAGCTAAGGCTAAGGTTGCCTCTGCTGTACAGGATATTGCAGATGATTTAATTAAGCTTTATGCAAAACGTGAGGCAGAAAAAGGCTTTGCCTTCTCGCCAGATTCTGATGATGTACGCGCATTTGAAGATTTATTCCCATATGAGGAGACAGAGGACCAACTACGTAGCATTATTGAAGTGAAGCGCGATATGGAGCGCGAGCGACCAATGGATCGACTTGTTTGTGGTGATGTTGGCTATGGTAAAACAGAAGTGGCAATTCGTGCAGCATTTAAGGCAATCCAAGATGGGAAGCAGGTTGCTTTTTTAGTACCAACAACAATATTAGCACAGCAGCATTTTGAAACATTGCAAGAGCGCTTTACAGAGCAAGCCATTCATGTAGGTTTATTAAGCCGCTTCCGCACGAAAAAGCAGCAAACCGAAACATTAAAGGGTTTGCGTAATGGAACGGTTGATATTGTCGTCGGGACACACCGCATGTTATCGAAGGATGTTGTTTATAACGATTTAGGCTTATTAATTGTCGATGAGGAGCAGCGTTTCGGTGTAACACATAAGGAAAAAATTAAGCAATTAAAAACGAATGTGGATGTATTGACATTAACAGCTACACCAATTCCACGTACATTACATATGTCAATGGTCGGTGTACGCGATTTATCGGTTATTGAAACACCACCACAAAACCGTTTCCCGGTGCAAACATATGTGATGGAACATAATGGGGCGCTTGTACGTGAAGCGATAGAGCGAGAGATGGCACGCGGTGGGCAGACATTTTATTTATATAATCGAGTAGAGGATATGACACGTCGTGTAGAGGAAATTCAAATGCTTGTACCAGATGCACGCATTGGCTTTGCACATGGTAGAATGACAGAGTCAGAGCTAGAGTCTACGATTTTAGCGTTTTTAGATGGTGAATACGATGTGCTTGTAACGACAACAATTATTGAAACGGGTGTCGATATTCCAAATGTCAATACATTAATCGTACATGATGCTGACCGGATGGGGCTTTCACAGCTTTACCAATTGCGTGGACGGGTTGGACGTTCCAATCGTGTAGCTTATGCATATTTTATGTACCAACGCGACAAAGTATTGACAGATGTTGCGGAACAGCGTTTACAGGCAATTAAAGAGTTTACTGAATTAGGCTCGGGCTTTAAAATTGCAATGCGTGATTTATCAATTCGGGGTGCAGGTAATTTACTAGGTGCCCAACAGCACGGCTTTATTGATGCAGTCGGCTTCGATTTATATTCACAAATGTTAGAAGAGGCGATTGCTCTACGTCAAACAGGTGTGAAAAAAGAGGAGAAGCCAGAGGTAGAAATCATTTTGCATACGGAAGCCTATATTCCAGATGCCTATATTCCAGATGGCTATCAAAAAATTCAAATGTATAAGCGTATTAAAGCAATGGACCGTATAGAAGATTATGAGGAAATAATTGACGAGCTACAAGACCGCTTTGGTGATGTGCCAACCGAAACGATTCGTTTATTGCGCATTGCACGGATGAAAGTATGGGCACTAGCAGCAGGCATCGAGGCGATTAAAGAAAAGCAAGGCATTGTTTCGATTCATCTATCAGAGCAAGGAACTGCACAAGTAGACGGTGCGAAAATTGTTTCTGAATCGATGAAATATGAGCGTGCAACAGGCTTTAGCATGGACGGTATGAGGCTTACTGTCACAGTCGACAGCAAGCGCTGTAATAAGCATACACCCTTCGATGTTTTAGAAGGTATGATGCAAATTATTGCCGAGGCAATAAAGGTGGGCGATCCAAAGGCTGTGCAGTAGCCAGCCTTCGGAACGCTATCGATGATGTTTTTTCAAAGAGTGCCCCCGTTAAAATAGCAAGAGGATTTTTTGAAAATAGGTTAAACACTTGGTTCGGAGGATTTTCTTCCGAATGAAAATTGACTTTTTTCCTTTAAAACATAGATAATCATTACATTTCACATCCTTATAAAAGAGATGTTTGAAGCTAGGGTCATTCAACTGTGAAAATAATACTTGTTTAGCTCGTCCAAAACCAAATGTATTTGATTCAAGAGACTGCTTTATCAATAAAAGCAGGATTTATATAGAGCGCAAATTGTTTTGAAAAGCTTGAATTAAAGGGCTTTGGCTTTTTAAGTGTCGTTATTGGCTTACTAGGTGTAGAGTCCCTTTCAATCCATTATCAAAAATTAGTGCGAGTCTCCCTGACTGTTCAAATTTTTCTTGTGTTAATAATGATTTATCAACTAAAACAGAATCTGTTGAAGTAAAATTCGCTTCAAATAAACGCTTAAGCGTTACTTCCTGTAGTTTGCCTCGGAAATCATAAGGCTAATAACAACCAAAAGATGTTTCATCATGTCAGATATACTAATAATCCATACTGCGTCGGCAGGTATATGAATAATCCCTATATTTATCCTGTTTGTCTTAATAATATAGCCTGACAAAAAACATTTCATAAACAGTACAGCAATTTTTTTGGTCCGACTTGCATACATTTCAACTTTTTACACCATACTACTTTAAAGTGCAGTTTGAATTTGTTGAAAGTGAGGCAATTGATAATGAAAGCAACAGGAATTGTACGACGTATTGATGATTTGGGACGAGTTGTTATTCCGAAAGAAATTAGACGCACGATGCGTATTCGCGAGGGAGATCCACTTGAAATTTATACAGACCGCGAAGGCGAAGTTATTTTAAAAAAATACTCACCGATTAACGATTTAGGCGAGTTTGCACAAGAATATGTGGAATCACTTTATGAAACATTCGGCACACCAGCACTTATTAGTGACCGAGATGAAGTAATTGCGATTGCAGGCGTGTCGAAGAAGGAATATGTCAATCGTAGGCTATCCGCTTTTGCGGAGGATTGCTTAAAATCTCGCAATACGACACTTGAAAAGATGGAAACAACTTTAGAAATTGTGCCGGGGCAATTTGAACAGGTTAAATCCTATTGCATCGTACCTATCGTTAACAATGGCGATATTATCGGGGCAGTATACCTATTTTCAAAGGCGCATTTTATCGGCGAAGTCGAACAAAAGGCAGCTGAGCTAAGTGCAACATTTTTAGCTAAGCAAATGCAGCATTAGTAGAGGCGTCCGCAAAGCGTGCTAAGGCACAGCTTTATGGACGTTTTTTAATTACTTTAAATTTACCTTGTTTATAATTAAAATCTCTAACAGAATATTTAGCATATGTGCCTAAAATAGGAGTTGATATTTCGGTCGATTTTTCATAAATTATGCCTCTGACTATATTTACAATAGAGTAGATATTTGCTAAATATGGATAATTTCGTGTGATCCCTTAGTCGTAGATATACCATGTATCATATTCCTCATAATAATCTAGTAAGACTCCAGTCGTTCCATCGTAATCTGTATTAATAGGACTGGAAAATTCAACGGAGTTACAGCTTTCTAAATTACTCTCCATAAGAAACAAAATTTCATCGTCTGCAATCTTTCCATTAACAAAATTCATTTTTGTTTTAGTATTACTAAATGTCCCCAATACGACAAATGTCAAAATGTTATAATAAATAAAGTGAGTTTTTCAAACCGATTATCTTCTCCCTAGTCAAGATTAATGTAATCATATAGCTAAGCTACAGTTATTCTTTATTATAACAAATGATGTAATTTATTAGGTTTCATTTAGAATATTGTGAATATTCCTTGTTCTCACCGGCAGCATTCCCCCACCTTACTACTACATTTTTATCGGTATTAGTAAATTTTTAATATGGAAAAGTTGGTTGAAAATTTTGCTAATTGGTTGTACTTACGAAAAGTTTTCAAAAATACTTTTTTATTTTTAATATTAAAAGTTTAACTTGTAGGAAACTTGCTCTCATTTTAAGCAGTCTTTCTATAGGAATGCTATACTGTAAGCACTCGTAGGATTGGGGAAGGATTTGAATGATGACGCAGCAATATGGAATGAAGAAATATATGAGAGGCGCACTATTATTGACGCTGGCAGCACTTGTAGTGAAGGTGCTGAGCGCTGTTTATCGTGTGCCTTTTCAAAATTTAGTTGGGGATGAAGGGTTTTATGTTTACCAGCAGGTGTACCCATTCATCTCATTTTTTGTTGTATGGACATCCGGCGGGTTTGCAATTGCTATTTCAAAAATGCTGGCAGACACTGCTGATATAAATAGAAAACGGTCGATTTCAAAGATAATTTTCAGCTATTTAACTGTGCTGTCACTCGTGTTTTTCAGTTTATTATTTTTCGGTGCACAAATGCTAGCATATTGGATGGGCGATGAAAAGCTAGCACCGTTGCTGCAAACGGGCGCTTTTGTTGCGCTCTGTATGCCGACACTCGCTTTATTAAAAGGAACGTTTCAAGCGAAGGGAGCAATGGAGCCAGTTGCTTATGCACAGGTATTTGAACAGCTAATTCGTGTGCTCGTCATTTTAGGTGGCACGGTTTTAGTCATGCACACATCGAAGTCTATTTATGCGGCAGGTAATGTAGCGGTACTTGGTGCGGTAGTGGGAGAAATCGCAGGTATTATGCTGCTATTATTTTATATTCGTAAGCAGTTAAATGGCAATTGCCATGTTATCAAAATAAATATATGGGCAGTTATCAAAGATGTGACGTTGTTCAGCCTAAGTGTTAGCTTAAGTAGCTTAATGTTGCTCGGCTTTCAGTTAGTTGATTCCTTTACAGTTTATACGTCATTACTTGAGCAAGGAATGCCTATGGAGCAGGCGATGGTGCAGAAAGGTATTTATGATCGTGGGCAGCCGCTTGTACAGCTTGGTGTCGTTATTGCATCATCGCTGTCACTAGCAATTGTGCCCCTCATCGCGCAAAAAATAAAAACAGCGGGTCGCGGGGCGATGCCATTTGTGCAATTAACATATCGTACAGCATTATTATTTGGTACGGCAGCCACATTTGGTTTAATTATTACAATGCCATATGTCAATGAACTTCTATTTACTACCGCTGATTTATCGGCTGTATTAATGGTCGTAGTAGTGCAAATTATCCCGTTTTCACTTATTTTGACATTTACAGCAATTTTACAAGGTTACGGCAAATTAAAAATACCAGCATTGATTGTTGCAGCAGGTTTTATCTTAAAATGGCTGAGCAATATATGGTTGTTGCCAACAATCGGCATTATCGGTGCAGCATTGGCGAGTAATTTTGGCTTGTTCCTTAGTGCTATTTTCCTTATGCTATATATAAAGCGAATCGTCAATGTCAGCCTAGCACCGCTTGTTTTTTATAAAACACTGGCGGCGGCAAGTATAGCAATGGTCATAGCAGTGAAAGTAAGTGCCTTTCTTTTCCACGTGTTACTAAGTGCAATAGATGGGCGTACGCAAGCTGCAATAATGAGTGGCGTTTTGATTT includes the following:
- the mfd gene encoding transcription-repair coupling factor; amino-acid sequence: MDIFHQLFSQDKHINPFLQQVKKDSKVSQLVTGLTGGARPALLQAIYKETERPLYVLSPNLLQAQKLVDDLTALVGEDEVHYYPAEEFIAAGMSVASPELRAHRITTLDNLVNRKRGIYIIPIAGMRKMMTPMTVWQSHLLKTAVGEDIAIDEWLVQLVTMGYSRSQMVTTPGEFAVRGGILDIYPLDAEAPVRIELFDTEVDSIRTFSADDQRSIDKLDHVHILPAAELLLNIDQRIQLANRLEVALANSLNKVKKQEIQELLYQYIQQDIALLKEGNLPDTVAKYGSLLFEQQTFLGDYFAQDGIVFWDELGRIQEVADAWEREETEWFLSLIEEGKMLHDVKPSFTLKEIDAMLTLPKYYFALFTRTFSGFKFTKTINYSCKPMQQFHGQIALLQSELVRWQQEKYTVLFVAEGKERLASIKRTLEDYQIHAQIGLGQTGGIYLIDAELSNGFELPLQKIAVVTDDELFKQQARKRVRSQKMSNAERIKSYSEIKPGDYVVHVHHGVGKYIGIETLVVGGQHKDYLHIRYRADDKLYVSVDQIDLVQKFVGSEDKEPKLHKLGGPEWKKAKAKVASAVQDIADDLIKLYAKREAEKGFAFSPDSDDVRAFEDLFPYEETEDQLRSIIEVKRDMERERPMDRLVCGDVGYGKTEVAIRAAFKAIQDGKQVAFLVPTTILAQQHFETLQERFTEQAIHVGLLSRFRTKKQQTETLKGLRNGTVDIVVGTHRMLSKDVVYNDLGLLIVDEEQRFGVTHKEKIKQLKTNVDVLTLTATPIPRTLHMSMVGVRDLSVIETPPQNRFPVQTYVMEHNGALVREAIEREMARGGQTFYLYNRVEDMTRRVEEIQMLVPDARIGFAHGRMTESELESTILAFLDGEYDVLVTTTIIETGVDIPNVNTLIVHDADRMGLSQLYQLRGRVGRSNRVAYAYFMYQRDKVLTDVAEQRLQAIKEFTELGSGFKIAMRDLSIRGAGNLLGAQQHGFIDAVGFDLYSQMLEEAIALRQTGVKKEEKPEVEIILHTEAYIPDAYIPDGYQKIQMYKRIKAMDRIEDYEEIIDELQDRFGDVPTETIRLLRIARMKVWALAAGIEAIKEKQGIVSIHLSEQGTAQVDGAKIVSESMKYERATGFSMDGMRLTVTVDSKRCNKHTPFDVLEGMMQIIAEAIKVGDPKAVQ
- a CDS encoding putative polysaccharide biosynthesis protein, which encodes MTQQYGMKKYMRGALLLTLAALVVKVLSAVYRVPFQNLVGDEGFYVYQQVYPFISFFVVWTSGGFAIAISKMLADTADINRKRSISKIIFSYLTVLSLVFFSLLFFGAQMLAYWMGDEKLAPLLQTGAFVALCMPTLALLKGTFQAKGAMEPVAYAQVFEQLIRVLVILGGTVLVMHTSKSIYAAGNVAVLGAVVGEIAGIMLLLFYIRKQLNGNCHVIKINIWAVIKDVTLFSLSVSLSSLMLLGFQLVDSFTVYTSLLEQGMPMEQAMVQKGIYDRGQPLVQLGVVIASSLSLAIVPLIAQKIKTAGRGAMPFVQLTYRTALLFGTAATFGLIITMPYVNELLFTTADLSAVLMVVVVQIIPFSLILTFTAILQGYGKLKIPALIVAAGFILKWLSNIWLLPTIGIIGAALASNFGLFLSAIFLMLYIKRIVNVSLAPLVFYKTLAAASIAMVIAVKVSAFLFHVLLSAIDGRTQAAIMSGVLILIGASTFITIIAKSRILKEKEWFLIPFGRRMALYQLWLNKRK
- the spoVT gene encoding stage V sporulation protein T — its product is MKATGIVRRIDDLGRVVIPKEIRRTMRIREGDPLEIYTDREGEVILKKYSPINDLGEFAQEYVESLYETFGTPALISDRDEVIAIAGVSKKEYVNRRLSAFAEDCLKSRNTTLEKMETTLEIVPGQFEQVKSYCIVPIVNNGDIIGAVYLFSKAHFIGEVEQKAAELSATFLAKQMQH